The Aedes aegypti strain LVP_AGWG chromosome 1, AaegL5.0 Primary Assembly, whole genome shotgun sequence sequence attattgattgatatatattttatatttgtataatgttcaatagatggaaaaagtacgacaaataattaaaatattaacctagtagaaatattatacatttaataaattaatttcagtaTAGTTAGATaaacaatttaattaaaattttaacaagttaaaacttattatggaATTCGATttatcatttcagactgtttttactttgtgaataaactttatttttgaccagcattgaaataaattttctcactgtgcgctataaatagccgactgagttcagctcgcatcagtactgaacagcagcagaagtaatgcgcttattcagttgttgatcagcatagcacgtgttgattagttattgttgaatagaagttcaagcatgatcaataatcagctacaagaggtttatattgggtactggaaggctgatatatgaattcaaggatggcgcagatggcaaggtataccgctgacgatgggaaggtctcgagtttgaatccagtattcaggtaattattaaaagtgtggctattaattcatggtaaagatatacactgcatttgatgtatacagtgttagctatttttagtcatttatttgttttcaatcaattttgtggcagttgaataaaagctgagatgaatgcttataaagcgattttgaagttgtagaacaaagtcaatatacaacgacacgctttataacttttccaaatttgtgtgaacaacgcctgaacaaaggcttcacttggaaataattaaaatgttgttaaacatgatgctgaattaaactgcaataatgtagtttgttaaactaacattgttaaatcatcaatccttattaagctaagtgaaacctgaataaacatcattataatatatgattacagtcactaaatgataagaagcttaataatttcgccagatttgcttgaacaatgtgtgcgtagcagctgcaaagtaatataataaagcaactattcagtatgtagttgtgaaaaattgcttaataaatgattataaaataggcaaatgtttcttgggtgAATATCTACCCACACTCACGCGACGTACAAAGTGGTTCCGGCCAGTAAGGCCAATAAAACCAGGCGATCTGGTAATCGTTGTAGAGGAAGGACGACGGAATGGATGGCTGCGAGGACGTGTTGTGGAGGTCGTAAAGGGACGAGACGGTcacattggcgtaaatagggaggggccagggggggcctggcccccccgaAATAAATGGAGAAGAAATGACAATatagttaaaactagttttagtatcaaacatgaacttatgatactaaacgcgttaaatgcattttgaatataaatttctggatgatcattgtttgacaggcaatagcaatatgtaattttaaaacgGCACATACTGGCATACTGTTTCCTTTCTGTCCTTTCCCGagtttgaaattcattgaagcatGTTTTAGAATAAGCAGAACTGGTTAGATCCATTTGTAGTGGTGTTGATAATTAGAAATCCAAAGtctcttaaaattttaaaacaagctgcgacattttgtgatcaattatcTAGAATGAATCGTTGTTACTGGGAAATGTTTGTGTATGAGAGTTATGATATCACGCTATGCCTGAACTAGGAGATTATAAAAAtggaatgtacatcggattttttctcgctagagtttagtatttgggtcatatttttataatcggaaagttttaaaatattccatcggtgaaattttgattttttccacttttaagccatttttcatactaaatctcatgaaaatcaagttttcgaCACATTTCCGcctatacaaaatgtatggaaaaaatttcaccgatagaatattttaaaaccttccgattatgaaaatatacaccaaatactgatctctagcgagaaaaaatccgatgtacattcgatttttataatcgtttggttcagacatagcgtggtAGAGTTTTAAATAAAGTCTCataaattcatacatacatttaCTGCAAACTTTTTAATGATTCATATTGAAATTTGTGAGTCATTCAATGTATTTGTCTACGAAACGTCGAAAACAGATATGAACTGCTAGTAAGTAGACGACAGTGAAGCAGTTTTTTGtaagtcacactaacattaaAATTTTGTGCATGTAAAATCACAAAGCATTCTTAAATATCTCTTGGCTCAGATTGCTTATTTTACCGAATCCAATGAAACAGCCGTTTGTTAGGTGACCTTTATTAACATCTATGTCAATCTACTGTATGAAAACCGATTGTTTTTCAAGCATGAGCTCATGAATTTTTCAGTAAATATGTATTTCTCAGTCGTACATTTATATTTTAAGACCGGCCggatttatttttagatttttagtaGCCCAAAACTGAACATTACTAGAGagagtatttttttatataagataagatgctttgaggtgtattagttactACATAATTGcctggaatcaatttttggcccatagtgtggcataagttcgaatctgcggggcaaaagttcaacccATATAAGCTCGcagagaaatttacaaattaccccaaattaacatattattttcaagtttagcgaaatttgtctgatcgtgcgaaaaaaaacatcaacatttcacatttccacttagttttgcaaaaaacttcATTTATTTTGGggctttgggcaattttttgatggaaaAGGTGTGTGTATTTATCTGTTaacataagtttatggctgatataaagtatgtctgtcgTAAAAGTGTCGGACAGCCAAAAAGTTCGTTTCAGCGAAattacacagataaaaatatttaaatttcaatgtagtatAAACAGAAATGTATAGTAAAAGTAAACCAAATTAATCTATTGTTACAacatcacgtttaattttcaactagagATGTTACatgatcatgtaaatttaaagtgcattcgattgaaaaataagcgatttgtcgttgacatttcagtttattttgatgctccaaatatgtgcataaaaataaactgaattctacaaaatatttttagctgtgtatagCATATATGTTGTAGGTTCACTGTAtggcatttatttcatttcagctgctattgtttttatgaaaattgtgaTTATATCACTAAAgtcaaacttttgccctacCTTACTCTGATTGGATATTTATAAATCCATGAGCAAAATACCTTGCATCCTGCTTTCTTCAAACAACTGTTATCGTACAAATTTGCTGACGAcagctttatttgaatacaaaaaaccttcaatccttcaatatgATGGTAGCTAAGCAGCTTTAGGTTTTACAGTTTTTAACTCTAAAAATAGGTATTATTCAATCCTATGTTCAAATTTTGGATTCGAGAGGTTTAGAGAAATGATTCGTTCGCTACAGACATTCCGAGCaacaataatccatattttcaaactagcaaGCGTTTTTTTCAAAGGCTTGTTTTTATTGACTTGTCGGCTTCAAGAGGTTTGAATTTCACATTGATCTTGAACCTAAATTGAACTGATACATTTAAATCTTTATAATTTAGCAAAAAATCTAGTTCAAATCTAATTGGAAAGGTAAATATGATTATAGTCTGCTTTTAAATCCTTGTATTCTATTCGAGATCATTGGATTGGGTTGAATATGTCATCTTGGCTGATCAATCGGTTTTGGACAATTTTTAGCTTCTGATCTACCTCTGTATGAAAGTGCGCGACTATaatcggttcacaaatattatcaaaacaagcattgttaaccctctaatacccaaatttttattttcgatttaagtattatttttcgttatctaaaatcgttctaaacacgttttgggcatttatttatttttgttcgcaaatttttaaattttggtttttgatttttataatttttatttttgaacatccctagcttttttcattttttctagttgttgatttttggcaatagtaaaaattttaattgttacggtattttgaaaaatattaaatttttaatttttttttcggagcgtattttattttccgtgtaactaacggaaaaacatgaCACTTCATTGTCTACATTGTGGTCTGTAGcaagaaatttaagaaattatgatAATTCTTCTCCTGCTTTATTGGAGTACTCCGATAATTGGATTGATcaatttgcatctaaaatttgCCCAGATTTTGTTCCTCAatctattaattttaaaaccaaacaaTCAATCAGTTATTTTCCAGAACTATGTTCTCAATTTTCAATACATGAGTTTGATTTAGCATTATCTATTACCAAAAATACTGCTCCAGGTATTGATAATATTAAGTTTATCGttcttaaaaatttaccgtacgaAGGAAAagttcatttactttcaattTACAATTCATTTCTTTTACAAAATGTTATTCCATTAGAATGGTGTTCAATTAAAGTAGTAAGTATACTTAAACCAGGGAAAGATGCTTCATTGGTTGATAGTCGTAGACCAATAAGTTTACTATCATGTCTTCGTAAACTTATGGAAAGAATGGTTTTAAACCGTCTTGAGATAtgggctgaaaaaaaaaatattttatctcctAGTcaatttggattcagaaaaaatCGTGGTACCCGTGATTGCACAGCACTTTTGGCTTCCCAAATTCAGCTTTCTTTCAACAAAAAACAGGACACTATTTCGACTTTCTTAGACGTGTCTGGAGCGTATGATTCAGTACTTATTAATttactttttcaataattaaataGTTATAAAATTCCTTCAATTTTGTCCAATTTTTTGTATAacttattttcattcaaaattatgcatttttatcATAACGGGACGTCAAAATTTACCCGTaatagttattttggtcttccTCAAGGATCTTGTTTGAGCCCCTTTATGTACAATTTATTTATATGCTATATATCATCTATTATTCCAAATGGATGTTATTTAgttcaatttgctgatgataaggtAATTTCAATTAGTGGATATAATAGAGAAATAATACGTCATTATATGCAAATTTGTTTGGATAATATTGATAAGTGGGCTTTTGATAATGGTTTTACGTTTTCCGtacaaaaaaactaaatatattatattttcacgtGAACATTTTACAGTAAATATAAATCTATTTCTTAATGGACATGAAATCGAACAAGTATATGAATATAAATATCTGGGTATTTGGtatgattcaaaattaaattggggttttcatattaaatacatccagaaaaaaatgttccagaaggATTAATTTTCTCCGAACTATTAttggtacttggtggggtgctcatcctTCTGATATGTTAGTTCTTTATCAAACAACAATACGTTCAATTTTGGAATACGGTTGTTTTACTTTTGGTTGTGCCACTCAAACTCATTTtgcaaaacttgaaaaaattcaatttcgttgtttaagaatttgtttgaaattaattaattcTACTCATACTAAATCTGTTGAAGTTTTATCTGGAGTAGTTCCTCTTAAAATTCGTTTTCATGAACTAAATTGTAAATTCCTCGTGCAATGCTTCACAAATCAGCATCCGCTAATAAATATTTTAAGAGATTTACACACAATAAATCCTTCTAGTAAAATGTTGAATTCATTTAATCATTGTTCTACAGAGCATATATTACCCGTTTTATCAAATACGTTTTACAATTGTGATATAAATGTGCATTCTTTTCAGCCCTATATTGATAAATCTTTACATTGGGAATTAAATCAAATACCAAATAATATGTGTATTCAATATGCTAAATTGTTTTTTGAacgtaaactttgtggatttgaTCAAAAATTTGTGTATTACACTGACGGATCATTGATTAATAGTAATGCAGGTTTTGGAGTTTATAATATTGATGTAGcatatttcttcaaattacAATCTCTATGCTCAGTTTTTGTAACTGAATTGACTGCATTGTATTTTACATGTAATATAATAAAGGATTATTCTCCAAacattttcatgatttgtaCAGATAGTTTGAGTTGTATCAATTCTATCGAATCAtgtaatttcaattttaaagcccattatttaattttattattaagaAAATTATTATATGATTTGCAATCTAGGggatttattattaaatttgtttgggttccaTCCCATAGTCATATATTtggtaatgaacaagctgattgTTTAGCAAAATTAGGAGCTACTCGTGGAATTATTTATAAACGAGATGTTGTTCATTCGGAATATtaagcaaaatttaaaaaatatgctttgaattcTTGGCAAGTTGATTGGGATTCTAGTGACAAAGGTCGATGGTGTCATTCCATTTTACCAATTGTGGATAAAAAAccttggtttaaaaatttatctGCTGGTAGAAATTTGATTTGCATGTTTTCAAGACTTATTTCTAATCATTATACTTGTAAtagtcatttatatcgtattAACATTGtagattcaaatttatgtgattgtggTGAAACTTATCAATGCCTTATGAAACTTATCAAGACATTGATCACATagtttttttattgcaaaaattatgttttgccTAGGAAAAAACTCATAGATAACTTCAAGAATTTAGAAACAACTGTACCTGTAACTGTTCGTAATATTCTTGGAATTAGATCACTTCCtatgattaaaattttatacgattttttcaatgatatttgTTATGTTATATGATACTGTTTtgcgttttattttatttcgtttCAGAAATCAAGAACTATGGCCTCCCTTGAATTCCTCCATTATCTCCCGTTTTTGGTTACTGAAACTCCTTCTCAAGATTATGGCTCTGATATGTATCATTTCCGgttgagcctttagttttaagcgattttttatAACGTTattagaaaagataaagaggttttgtgcccttttgagaacgatttcaaagaaatcactcaaaggggcttttccctctttctaaattttttgtttaataaataaataaataaataacggaaaaacaggtttgaaatgattttgtgataggttaatcgtagaaaaatataaaaggtacgattttttatattacacgtttaatgaagcccaggcatttgtaggttatataagaatgcaatttttcaaacaacttctaaaaatacaaaaaagtttcaaaagtcataaaaaacttttcttatatgcgtgttacgagtcaaggtataagccaaaaataaaatcattttgatttccgagctacgaaaaaatacacaaaattccaaagtgtaccccgtctaaaggcggggttgggtattagagcgTTAagtttgtgcttattctgcgcggcgtgtgagtcgagacgagtcgctctcaccgcgagtgacgtgagacgactaatgttaatcaaatgggagcgagtcgacaattgtcacctcattcgactcgtctcacctcacacgccacgcagaataagcacagttATCTAAATTCTTTACGACTTTTATCTCTCATgagaaggggccgtggcccccctcaagtctgatggctatttacgcccatgatggaatccctacaAGATTATGtggagaatcctgacaggattctgtgAAGAATCCCTACAAGATTCCGTCAGTTTTGTAGAAAATCCCTATAGGGTTCTGTAGGTAATTACGCCATGTTAtaagaatcctgacaggattgtATGAAGagaatccatacaaaattctgcaGAGTGCTGGCatgattctgtggagaatcctaaTTAGATTCTGATAATTTCAACAGGATTAGTTCAAGATTCCCATCATAAGTCCGTGTAAAATCTCAAAGGGGATTCTGTGTAGAATTCCGATAGGATTATGCGATGAAAATTCTGtgaagaattcctacagaatcttGTTGAAAAAagaaaggaattcctaaaaggaTTCTGTGTAGAATCTCTAGAAgtattctgttgagaatcccaACATAAGCCTGTAAAGAATCCCTAAGGGATTCTTTGGACAATCGTAACAGAATTTTGTGGAGGATTCCCATTCCCAGTCTCAGAAACAACTAGCACCCTTATGCTTGTTTATATCGCTTTACGAGGTATCAGAATCATGTAAATTAAGTGCAGaacattttcataattttcggCATAAATCATTCCTCACAATTCATCTTAAACATTGATATAATCTGCACTGAGAGTGAATAAAGCGAGCAAATATGATACGTGTTAAACTATGTACTCTAAGGTAAAGAAAGAAAACTCCTTCTCCAAAAGCATTTACCGATTGTCGTTCCTAAAGTGTCCCTTCCTCTAATCCTAATCCGTGTCAATCACGAGAGATTGCACTTGTCCTTAGCGCTGTTGCCCCCCACCGCTATTCCACTACGGTTCGGAGGATTTCTCCCATTGTTGGCAGCATCTCGTTCCGCACGAGTTCTTTCGTCCTCCTCCTCCTGCAACGACAAGGCCAGTGCCCGGGCCAAGGCCTCATCCTCGGACATGTTACCCTGAACGGCCGTGGCCAGCTGACTAGCATTCGATCTTGTTGACTGAAGGGGCACACTGCGGACACTTTGCTGTTGCTGACGTTGAACTGCGGCCTGGGCAGCTAGGCTTCTTGCTGGCGGAGCTCCAGAACTGCTTGCGCCCTGGCATTCGTGGTCCACGGTGTGACGATGCTTGAGGCAGTAGTTCCGCTTGCAAACCCCGCAGGAAAACGGAACCAGTTCTTTCTTTTTGCAGGTTTTGAACGAACATCGATTGGTGTAGATTTTCTTCCGCTCAGATTTGCAAAACTGGTCAATGTGGGCCCCGACGGTCACATCCGGGGAAACGTCCCGTGCCGTAGGAACTGGCTCGCCGCATAGCGGACAGATCGGAACCTGGACGTCCTTTTTGTACGCCGAATGGCAGGAATGTGTCTGGTAGCTGAAGTGCTCCGAGCTGGACAAGGAAATACAAATCGGATTAGTATCATAATTGCTTCAAGGTCACTTCCATTGATTGGGTACTCACCAGAAAATCTCCCCACAAGCGTCGCATTTCATTGGCAGGAAATCTAAGGGAAACGTAAGCAATTAGATTTGACTGTATTCAAAACAACTTAAACGTAATCTTACCGAGCTTGTTGCAATATTTCTCCGAACAATGTTTTCCTAAATGAGGGAATTCCATTTTTGATGCTGATCTACTTTAACTCGAACAATTCCTCTTAAGAACCAGCATTAATCAAAATTAACACTCTGTGTTCGCGACACCAACTAAACGAATGACGTCAGCTGCCCGAACGCGTCCTGAATTTAAAGAATCcaccaggagaagcttccaaactgtACCAGATGCTTCCGCGAGATTGTGACTCC is a genomic window containing:
- the LOC5564609 gene encoding AN1-type zinc finger protein 2A — encoded protein: MEFPHLGKHCSEKYCNKLDFLPMKCDACGEIFCSEHFSYQTHSCHSAYKKDVQVPICPLCGEPVPTARDVSPDVTVGAHIDQFCKSERKKIYTNRCSFKTCKKKELVPFSCGVCKRNYCLKHRHTVDHECQGASSSGAPPARSLAAQAAVQRQQQQSVRSVPLQSTRSNASQLATAVQGNMSEDEALARALALSLQEEEDERTRAERDAANNGRNPPNRSGIAVGGNSAKDKCNLS